One window of uncultured Desulfovibrio sp. genomic DNA carries:
- a CDS encoding sulfatase-like hydrolase/transferase, with translation MDKFLRFICLCSALTLMQLGVMALVSGTSLAQNDRGTSSGPVQAKGYPHPDQYLTVPGVKIADNLEPVIPHPEQDKAVREKLAALEKKFGKKPNILVFVLDDVGWMDVGFNGGGIAVGNDTPSLDKFASEGLIMTSAYSQPSCTPTRATIMTGQLPVHHGLQYPPMYGQAGGLDGAITIAKLLSDQGYVTQGIGKWHMGENEGSLPNNVGFDDFRGFLSVSDEYTEWRDINANPEIALNPPRFAAFENAPFSHSEVQCKKGEKGCKDLRVIDLDSIKHLDDDLTTYGENFIKAQAKNPKPFFLYFGTRGCHFDNYPSDKYLGRSRACTPYSDCMVEMDDVFARLMKALEDSGQIDNTLVIFTSDNGPEGEVSPYGRSPFRGYKGTTWEGGTRVPTFAYFKGVISPRKTEGLFDLADILPTALSLAGKPGAELAKLLPPDRYVDGIDQLSFLLAEKGNSNRRSILYWLGTTFAAVRIDEFKLHKAVQITDMITRKGYNGGFTGGIVEKTGGLVMFNLYTNPQEDDSVGIRHIPVGNVINSEFGRYRGVLQKYPPNFRLPGY, from the coding sequence ATGGATAAATTTTTGCGTTTTATCTGTTTGTGTTCTGCCCTGACCCTCATGCAGCTGGGGGTAATGGCGCTTGTTTCAGGAACCTCCCTTGCGCAAAACGACAGAGGCACGTCATCCGGCCCTGTTCAGGCCAAGGGGTATCCTCACCCCGACCAGTACCTTACCGTCCCAGGCGTTAAAATCGCCGACAATCTGGAGCCTGTCATCCCCCATCCGGAGCAGGACAAGGCCGTTCGGGAAAAACTGGCTGCGCTGGAAAAAAAGTTCGGTAAAAAACCCAACATCCTGGTTTTTGTGCTTGATGACGTGGGCTGGATGGATGTGGGCTTTAACGGCGGCGGAATAGCCGTGGGCAACGATACGCCCTCGCTGGACAAATTCGCCTCCGAAGGGCTTATCATGACCTCGGCGTATTCGCAGCCAAGCTGCACGCCAACCCGCGCCACCATAATGACCGGGCAGCTGCCGGTGCATCACGGCCTGCAATATCCGCCCATGTATGGGCAGGCGGGCGGTCTGGACGGGGCTATCACCATTGCAAAACTGCTTTCCGATCAGGGCTATGTGACCCAGGGCATAGGAAAGTGGCACATGGGTGAAAACGAAGGCTCCCTGCCCAACAATGTCGGCTTTGACGATTTTCGTGGATTTCTGTCAGTTTCTGACGAGTACACCGAATGGCGCGACATCAATGCCAACCCAGAGATTGCCCTCAATCCCCCCAGATTTGCCGCGTTTGAAAACGCCCCCTTCAGCCACAGCGAAGTGCAGTGCAAAAAAGGTGAAAAAGGCTGCAAGGATCTGCGGGTTATTGATCTCGACAGCATCAAGCATCTGGATGACGACCTGACGACCTACGGCGAAAATTTCATCAAGGCCCAGGCAAAAAATCCCAAGCCTTTCTTTTTGTATTTTGGCACGCGCGGATGCCATTTTGATAACTATCCCAGCGACAAATATCTGGGCAGATCCCGCGCCTGCACGCCGTATTCCGACTGCATGGTGGAAATGGACGATGTCTTCGCCCGCCTGATGAAGGCCCTTGAGGATTCCGGCCAGATTGACAACACGCTGGTTATTTTCACCTCGGATAACGGACCGGAAGGCGAAGTCTCCCCCTATGGCCGTTCGCCGTTCCGTGGGTACAAGGGCACCACCTGGGAAGGCGGCACCCGCGTGCCCACGTTTGCCTATTTCAAGGGCGTGATCTCCCCCCGCAAGACAGAAGGTCTCTTTGACCTGGCGGACATCTTGCCCACGGCGCTTTCCCTCGCTGGCAAGCCCGGAGCAGAGCTTGCCAAGCTGCTGCCCCCAGACCGTTATGTGGACGGCATCGACCAGCTTTCCTTCCTGCTGGCGGAGAAGGGCAACTCCAACCGGCGCAGCATTCTGTACTGGCTGGGCACCACCTTTGCGGCTGTGCGCATTGACGAGTTCAAGCTGCACAAGGCGGTGCAGATCACCGACATGATCACCCGCAAGGGCTACAATGGCGGATTTACCGGGGGCATCGTGGAAAAAACCGGCGGCCTTGTGATGTTCAACCTGTATACCAATCCGCAGGAAGACGATTCCGTTGGTATTCGCCACATACCGGTGGGGAATGTCATTAATTCGGAATTTGGCCGCTACCGTGGCGTGTTGCAAAAGTATCCGCCCAATTTCCGTCTGCCAGGATACTAG